One window from the genome of Periophthalmus magnuspinnatus isolate fPerMag1 chromosome 18, fPerMag1.2.pri, whole genome shotgun sequence encodes:
- the orc3 gene encoding origin recognition complex subunit 3 yields MATSSVSKGCFVFKPSAKKRKITETEEYFTRGCEEKDGSALRYKLCRDLWDQVIRDTQGLQEELSRQTLDRLLDFTKKCFSAGGHWTGQRRDGEIPSRDGEILSRDGEIPPRDGEIPPRDGEIPPRDGEIPPRDGEIPPRDGEIPPRDGEIPPRDGEIPPRSTEIPTAALLLGVNVPDHDMTFQSLSDLLRRRVTPYVASVQAKECGALKHLLKRVLERIMDGVVAVDGEEDDETDAPQIGKGVQCSFGILCEWYKAKLKSKDGSLEKRNGANPPVVVIFKDLEAFNPKVLQDFILICSRYVDQMPLMFIFGIATSPSTIQSMFPHSVSALLCIELIHSLSCTQHLATVIDKFILTAKFPFKLTSKVMQVLISIFLYHDFSVRNFIKGVQVALLEHFHSQPLSVLCCEKKVALDLVARLRPKDLERIRQLPSFRSHVETLNERERAELMNDDAILKTECKKFIKSLHKYHKNYFPILKCLHTLTSSLPRYPLGKQIRELHLICLENRVWENEDYRTAMKLLRMFSKDELVPALQRCVDILEPEESKTMMKVRIQLQELVSKMKGLDLCAEVCPPAQDAAPILTSSFKNLQKKTDLFHLQKALLQMHETRRNKQLSPYERLRNETVDLVESLVRAYLAPPESQPLNEVLYYRSSTTVRRHLNAAPRTSIQAALSDPYFYLQNENLRAEDGGVPNSAPDICIAYKLHLECGRLINLLDWLEAYCTVVSAAEGADPGAEDFGKVDEVRHARFIQAVSELEFLGFLKSTKQKTDHVARLTWGGC; encoded by the exons GACACCCAGGGACTGcaagaagagctcagcagacaGACACTGGACAGGCTCCTGGACTTCACCAAGAAATGCTTCTCTGCGGGTGGACACTGGACGGGGCAGAGGCGAGACGGCGAGATCCCATCGAGAGACGGCGAGATCCTATCGAGAGACGGCGAGATCCCACCCAGAGACGGCGAGATCCCACCCAGAGACGGCGAGATCCCACCCAGAGACGGCGAGATCCCACCCAGAGACGGCGAGATCCCACCCAGAGACGGCGAGATCCCACCCAGAGACGGCGAGATCCCACCCAGAGACGGCGAGATCCCACCCAGGTCCACTGAGATCCCCACGGCCGCCCTCCTGCTCGGCGTCAACGTACCCGACCACGACATGACGTTCCAGAGCTTATCCGACCTTTTACGCCGACGTGTCACCCCGTACGTCGCCTCCGTGCAAGCCAAAGAGTGCGGCGCCCTTAAACACCTGCTAAAACGAGTACTCGAACGCATCATGGACGGCGTCGTGGCTGTAGACGGCGAGGAGGACGACGAAACCGACGCTCCCCAAATCGGCAAAGGCGTGCAGTGCTCCTTCGGGATACTTTGCGAGTGGTACAAGGCTAAACTCAAATCGAAAGACGGTTCTCTGGAAAAACGAAACGGCGCCAATCCTCCCGTGGTGGTTATTTTTAAAGATCTGGAGGCGTTTAACCCGAAAGTTTTGCAAGATTTCATTCTCATCTGCAGCCGTTACGTGGATCAGATGCCGCTGATGTTTATTTTCGGCATCGCGACGTCGCCGAGCACGATCCAAAGCATGTTCCCGCACTCCGTCTCGGCTCTCCTGTGCATAGAGCTGATCCATTCGCTCTCCTGCACGCAGCACCTCGCCACCGTCATCGACAAGTTCATTTTGACGGCGAAATTCCCGTTCAAACTCACGAGCAAAGTCATGCAAGTTCTCATCAGCATATTCCTCTACCACGACTTCTCCGTGCGTAATTTCATCAAGGGCGTGCAGGTGGCGCTGCTGGAGCACTTTCACTCGCAGCCTCTGAGCGTGCTTTGCTGCGAGAAGAAAGTCGCCTTGGATCTCGTCGCGCGTCTTCGCCCGAAAGACTTGGAGCGAATTCGCCAACTTCCGTCGTTTCGGAGCCACGTCGAGACGCTAAACGAGCGAGAACGGGCCGAACTCATGAACGACGACGCCATCTTGAAAACGGAGTGCAAGAAGTTCATCAAATCTCTccacaaatatcacaaaaactACTTCCCGATCTTGAAATGTCTGCACACGCTCACGTCGTCGCTGCCTCGTTATCCGCTCGGGAAGCAAATCCGGGAATTGCATTTGATCTGTCTGGAAAACCGCGTGTGGGAGAACGAGGACTATCGCACGGCCATGAAGCTGCTCAGGATGTTCTCCAAAGACGAGCTGGTGCCGGCGCTGCAGAGGTGCGTGGACATCCTGGAACCAGAAGAATCCAAAACGATGATGAAAGTTCGGATTCAGCTCCAAGAACTCGTGTCCAAGATGAAGGGACTGGATCTGTGCGCGGAAGTGTGTCCACCTgcacag GACGCGGCGCCGATCCTCACGTCTTCATTCAAAAACCTCCAGAAGAAAACCGACCTGTTCCACCTGCAGAAGGCGCTGCTCCAAATGCACGAAACCCGACGCAACAAACAGCTGAGCCCGTACGAGCGGCTCCGTAACGAGACCGTGGACCTCGTCGAGTCTCTGGTCCGAGCCTACTTAGCCCCGCCCGAATCCCAACCCCTGAACGAAGTCCTGTACTACCGCTCGTCCACCACCGTGAGGCGCCATTTGAACGCCGCTCCCCGCACCTCCATCCAAGCCGCGCTGAGCGACCCGTACTTCTACCTCCAGAACGAAAACCTGCGCGCGGAGGACGGCGGCGTTCCCAATTCCGCACCAGATATTTGCATCGCCTACAAACTCCACCTGGAATGCGGACGCCTCATCAACCTGCTGGACTGGCTGGAGGCGTACTGCACCGTCGTGTCCGCCGCCGAAGGAGCCGATCCGGGGGCGGAGGATTTCGGGAAAGTGGACGAAGTGAGACACGCGAGGTTCATCCAGGCCGTGTCCGAGCTGGAGTTTCTGGGATTCTTAAAGTCGACCAAACAGAAGACGGACCACGTGGCGAGGCTCACGTGGGGCGGCTGCTGA